Proteins encoded together in one Solanum lycopersicum chromosome 7, SLM_r2.1 window:
- the LOC138337313 gene encoding uncharacterized protein translates to MGVSTSEKAELATYQLKDVAQTWYVQWRDNRPLRRGPVTWEIFKKAFLDRFFPREMREAKVVEFINLRQGVSNPRDEMSRFVTGVSDDLQEEFHSVMLHDNMNISRLMVHARRVDETRAKRKDKDTKRERSFEDGDIKNRLEIQDKPKFKKKFSNQVPSKFPKAKNYKNPKPKIQNGKIESSSNEKPTCAKCGKGHFG, encoded by the exons ATGGGAGTGTCTACAAGTGAGAAAGCTGAGTTGGCcacataccaactcaaggatgtggcccaaacttggtatgtgcaatggagAGATAATAGACCGCTTCGACGAGGgccggtgacttgggagatctttaagAAGGCGTTTCTTGACCGGTTtttccctagagagatgagaGAAGCTAAAGTGGTAGAATTCATTAACCTCCGCCAAGGgg TCTCCAATCCTAGAGACGAGATGAGTCGATTTGTGACGGGTGTATCAGATGACTTACAAGAAGAATTTCATTCGGTGATgttacatgacaatatgaacatttctcgtcTTATGGTGCATGCTAGGAGGGTGGATGAGACTAGAGCTAAGAGGAAGGATAAGGATACAAAGAGGGAAAGGTCCTTTGAGGATGGAGATataaagaataggcttgagattcaagacaagcctaaatTCAAGAAGAAATTCTCAAATCAAGTTCCATCCAAATTTCCTAAGGCTAAGAATTATAAGAACCCTAAGCCGAAAATCCAAAATGGGAAGATTGAGAGTTCGTCTAATGAGAAACCTACTTGTGCCAAATGTGGAAAGGGTCATTTTGGTTAA